Sequence from the Catenuloplanes indicus genome:
GTCGTCCTTGATCTCGCGGTAGTTCTCCAGCTTCTCGGTCTCGTCCGCACCGGCCAGCGTGAGCAGCGCGATCGCGCTGCGCTTGTCCGGCGTGACGAACTGCGCGGCCTGTGCGGCGGCCTGGGCGGCCCGCGCCGCGGTCTGCGGGTCGGCCGGCTGTCCCTGCGGCTGCCCGGCGGCGGCCTGCGCCCCGGCCGCGAGCTGCCAGTAGGAGAGCGTGGAGTCGACCCGGTTTTGCGGGAGGGCCTGCAGGTCCGCGGTGATGGCCTGTGCCACGGCCGGGTCGTCGACGTTCCCGCCGTCCGGCGTGTAGATGACGATCACGTCGCCGCCCTGCGGGCCGAGCGCGTCCTCGGCGACCTCCGCGGCCCGGGCCGACTCGCTGCCGGGATCGATGTAGCCGCCCTCGGAGAGCTGACCGAAGACGCCCAGACCCCACACGCCGGAGGCGATGGAGGCGGCCACGACCACGATCACCGTGGTCCAGCGCAGGCGGTGCATGAGTGAACCCCATGACGCGAACATCGAGTCCGTACCCTCCGGTGCTCTGTGGTTTTCGGGAAGCTCCAAAAAGTAAACACGTTTCACGGCCGCTCGCACGGGCCGGGGGTTGCTTACCCGCTTTTCCCGAATCGACCCGCGAACCGCCTGCCGCGCGTTAGCGTGAGTTTGTCGTATTTTTCGGAAATCTTGTCACCCGTTGCCCGCGCGGGAGGTGGTAGGCCCGTGGTGTCCCGGCCTCGATCGGCACCGGTGCCGGACCCGGAGATGGCCGCGCTGGCCGACCTGCCCGTGCTCGCCGAGATGAGCATGCTCTCCGACGACCTCGTGCGCGCCGGCGAGATCGCCGAGGCGATCGGGCTGCGCCGGGTGCTGGAGACCACCACCGAGGCGTTCGTCTCGATGGACTCCGACGGCCGCATCCGCGCCTGGAACCCGGCCGCGGAACGCCTGCTCGGCTGGCACGCGGCCGAGGTGATCGGCCGGGTCCTGGCCGACACGATCATCCCGGAGCCGCTGCGCGAGGCACACGCCGGCGGCATGCGGCGGTACATGGCCACCGGCGAGGCGCGGGTGGCCGGTGAACGGCTCGCGCTGCCCGCGCTGCACCGCGACGGTCACGTGGTCACGGTCGAGGTGGTCATCTGGCCGAACCAGGTCGAGGGCGTCTGGTGGTTCCACGCGTTCCTGCACGACATCAGCGACCGGGTCGCGGCCGAGGAACGGCTGCGCCGGGAGCGGATGTTCCTCGCCACCGTGCTGGACAGCCTCTCCGACGGCGTGATCGCCTGCGACGCGGACGCGGTGATCACCACGGTCAACCCGGCGGCCCGGCAGCTGCACGGGCAGCCGACGCCGACCGTACCGATGGAGGACCTGTTCACCCGGCTCGGCGCCTGCCACCCGGACGGCCGGCCGATGGCGTACGACGAGCTGCCGCTGATCCGTGCGCTGCACGGCGAGATCGTGACGGACGCGGAGCTGGTGGTCGGCGACCGGCGTCTGGTCTGTACCGGCCGTCAGCTGCGCGACGCGACCGGCGCGGTCTCCGGCGCGGTCGTCGCGGCCCGGGACGTCACCGCGGAACGCGCGGCCGAGTCGCACAACACGCTGCTGGCCGCGCGGCTACGGCAGACGATCGCGGTGCAGCGCGAGGTGATCGAGCAGGCCGCGGACCGCACCGAGACGCTGCGGCTGGTCGCGGACCGGGCACTGGAGATGTTCCCACAGGCGGACGGCGCCGCGGTCGCGATGCGCGACGGCGACGTGATGGTCTACACCGCGGTCGCCGGCTCGATGTCGCCGAACGCCGGACTGCGGCTGCCGGTGGCCACGTCGCTGAGCGGGCACGCGGTACGGACGGCGACCACCGTGCGCTGCGACGACCCGGACACCGACCCGCGCGTGGACCCGGAGGCCTGCCGCCGGGCCGGTGTCGCGGCCGTGCTGGTCGCCCCGCTGCTCTCCGAGGACCACGTGACCGGCGCGCTGCTGGTCACCAGCCGCCGGACCGGCGCGTTCGACGACAGCGACGCGCACCACCTGGAACTGCTCGCGCACGGCCTGAGCGGCGGGCTGCGGCACGCCGACGACTACGCGGAGATCAACCGGCTGCTGGCCGAGCGTACCGAGGCACTGTCCGAGGTGGAGGCCGCGAACGCGCTCAAGCTCGACCTGATCGGCATGCTCGGCCACGAGATCGCCACGCCGCTGATGTCCATCTTGGCGACGGTAGAGATGGCCGACCGGCCCTCCGCGGAACTCGAACTGATCGGGCGGCAGGCGACCCGGCTGGACACGCTGGTCCGCGAGGTGCTGACCCAGGTGGCGCTGGACGCGGGGCGGCTGCACGCGGACCGGGAACCGGTGCCGCTCGGCGCCGCGATCACCGCCGCGATCGAGCTGGCCGCGGCGGGCCCGGTGCCGGTGCACGGCGACGCGTCGGTCTCCGTGCTGGTCAACCGCGGGCACCTGCAGCAGATGCTGGTCAACTACCTGACCAACGCGGCCAAGTACGGCGGGGGCGCGGTCGCGGTCGAGGTCACCCGTACGGCTGAAAACACGATCCGGGCCGGGATCCGCGACGCCGGGGACGGTGTGCCGGAGGGGTTCCGGGACCAGCTCTTCTCACAGTTCAGCCGCGCCCGCCGGACCGCGGCCAGCAAGCCCGGGACCGGGCTCGGTCTCTACATCGTCCGAGGTCTCGCGCGTGCGAACGGGGGCGATGCCGGATATCTCCCGGCCGTACCGCATGGGTCGATCTTCTATCTAGACCTGGAAACGGCGTGATGTCCCGATCGTCCCGGTCGCGGCGGGTTGCCGCCGGCGCTTTGCCACACTGACGCCGTGCGTACCCGTCCAGCGATCGTCGACGATGCCTCCGCGCTCGCGGAGATCCACGTGCGCACGTGGCAGGCCACCTACCGCGGCTTCGTCCCCGACGCCTACCTGGGCTCGCTGGACCCGGTCCGCTGGCGCCCGTTCTGGCAGGACCGGTTACGCACACCGGAGGGCCGGGCCGGCGTGCTGGTCCTGCTCCCACCGGACGCCGACCGGCCGATCGGCTTCGTCAGCTTCGGCCCTTCCCGCGACGCGGCTCCCGGCCGCGACGTTCCCGGCGGCGACGATTCCGGCCGCGACGTTCCCGGCGGCGACGATTCCGGCCGCGCCGCTCCCGGCGGCGACGATTCCGGCAGTGGCGGTCCCGGTAGCTGCGGTTCCGGTGGCGGTTCCAGCAGCGGTGGTCCCGACGGCGGTTCGGGTGGCGGCGATTCCAGCAGCGGCGCGTCCGCCGGGGACGGTTCTGGCAGCGGCGGGTCCGGCGGCGATGATGCCGGCGCCGACGGTCATGTCGCGGACGGTCCTGATGGTTCCGGTGATGCCGGTTCCGGTGGCGTCGGGGAGATCTTCGCGATCTATGTACTGCCCGCCTACCAGCGGGCTGGCGGCGGGCGGCTGCTGATCGCCGAGGCGCTGCGCGCGCTCGCGGCCGACGGGTGCGGCCGGGCCACGCTCTGGGTGCTGGACGGCAATGCCGCCGCGCGCCGCTTCTACGAGCGTGGCGGCTGGCGACCGGACGGCCACACCAAACGTGACGAGTCGCGTGGCTTCCCGCTCGACGAGATCCGCTACGTCCGCGACCTGCCGTGACCGCCCCCGGCTTGCCGCACCCGGTTCACCGCGTCCCGTCGGCCATCGGCCGCCTCACGGCGTCAGCCGCACGGTTTACGACGCGGTCACCGGGTGCGCACGGAGCCACAGCAAACGCGATCATCGGGTGCGGCGGGCGAAGACTTTATCCCGATATCTCGAGAGGGTAGCGCACCTGGCCGTGACGTAGGCCGGTGCGGAACGGGGATGTGCGGGCCGCGCGGTGCCTGGGTCGGGAAGGCTGCCTGGGTCGGGAAGGCTGCCTGGGTCGCGCGGGCCGTTGGCGGCGCGGGCCAGGGAACCCGCGCGGCCGGCCGTACGCGGCCAGCGCCTCGGCCGGAGTGGGCAGAGAGGCGGGATCATGCGAGAGCGACCCCGCCGGAAGACGGAAGCGGGAAAGCGCGGCGAGTGCTTTTTCCTAGAAATCCCACTCGCCGCGGAGGGCGCCGAAGACGTCGTGGAACTCGGGGAACGTCTTCTTCACGCACGCCGGGTCGTCCAGCGTGATGTGCGGGACGCGCAGTGACGTCACCGAGAAGCTCATCGCGATGCGGTGGTCGCGGCGGGTGCCGATCTCGGCCGGGACCGGGACACCCGGCTGGATCTCGATCCAGTCCTCGCCGGTCTCGACCAGGATGCCGAGGCGGCGCAGGTTGTCCGCGCACGCGTCGAGGCGGTCGCACTCCTTGACCCGGGTGTTGTAGACGTCCTCGATCCGGACCGGGCCGTCCGCGAACGGTGCGATGGCCGCGAGCGTCGGCATGGTGTCGGAGATGTCGCGCATGTTCGTGGTGATGCCGGTGAGCCGGCCGGTGCCGCGGACCGTGGTGGCGTCCGCGCCGATGGTGACCTCCGCGCCCATCCGGCCCAGCACCTCGACGAAGCCGAGGTCGCCCTGGAGCGCGCCGGCGCCGAGGCCGGGCACGGTCACCTCCTGGCCGGTGATCGCGGCCGCCGCGAAGAAGTAGCTGGCGGTGGAGGCGTCCGGCTCGATCGGGTACGTCGTGGCCCGGTAGCCGCCCGGCGGCACCCGGAGCGTGTTGCCGTCCCGGACCACGTGCACGCCGAAGCGGCGCATCATGGCCAGCGTGATCTCCACGTAGGGTGCGCTGACCAGGCCGGTGACCGTGATGTTCAGGCCCTCCCGGGTCAGCGGGCCGGCCAGCAGCATCGCGGTGAGGAACTGCGAGGACAGGCTCGCGTCCAGTTCCATGTCGCCGCCCTTGATGCCGTCCGCGACCACGGTCAGCGGCAGGTGGCCCTCGCGCTCGGTGTGCCGGACGTCGACGCCGAGCGCGCGGAGCGCGGCGGTCAGCGGCGCGACCGGGCGGCGGCGCATCTGCTCGGACGCGTCGAACCGGAACGTGCCGTGGCCGGCCGCGACCAGCCCGGGCAGGAACCGCGCGGCGGTGGCGGCGTCGCGGCAGTAGACGTCCGCGTCGTCGGCGGCCGGTCCCTCGGGGCGGCCGGTGATCGTCCAGTCCGCGGTATCGCGGCTGACCCGGTAACCGAGCGCGGTCAGGCCGTCCGCGAACGCCTCCGTGTCGTCGGAGAGCAGCGGGCGGCCGAGCACCGTGGTGCCGTCCGCGGCGGCCGCCAGGAACAGCGCGCGCGCGGTGATCGACTTCGATCCCGGAATCGCCACCACAGACACCCGAATTACCCCCTGCGCTCGCGTGGATTCGCTGCCACAGATCGTAACGGGCGTGGTGCCGTCGTCCGACGGACTCCGTGCCCGTCCCGTCCGTCGGGAGCCCATTCACGGGTACGGCCCGGAAGCGGTGCTTCCGGGCCGTACCGCCGTGTCGTCAGCGACGCTTGGCGTCGCGCGAGTCGCCGCCGGAGGAGAGGCCCTTGTCGAGGCCGGCCCGCTTCAGCGCGTCCGCCATGGCGGAGTTGGCGAAGTCCGGCCGGCCGCCGCGCTGCTGACCGCCGCCGGACCGGTTGTCCCGGTTGTCGCGGCCGCCGCCACGCCGGTCCTGGCCGCCCTGACCGCCGCGGTCGCCGCCGCGGCCACCGCCGCCGCCCTGACCGCGACCGCCGCCACCCTGCCCGCGGTCGCCGCCCTGGCCGCCGCCCTGGCCGCGCGGGCCGCGCGGGCCGCCGCGCTCGCCGCCCTGAGCGCCGCCGGGTCCGCGCTCGCCACGCGGGCCACGCTGCCGGTCGCCGCGCGGTGCGCCGCCCTCGGCGTCGTCCTCGAGGCGCAGCGTCAGCGAGATGCGCTTGCGCGGGATGTCCACGTCGAGCACCTTGACCGTGACGATGTCGCCCGGCTTGACCACCTCGCGCGGGTCCTTGACGAACGTCTTGGACAGCGCGGACACGTGCACCAGGCCGTCCTGGTGCACGCCGATGTCGACGAACGCGCCGAACGCGGCCACGTTCGTGACGACGCCCTCCAGCTTCATGCCGGGCTGCAGGTCGGCGAGCGTCTCCACGCCGTCCGCGAACGCCGCGGTCTTGAACGCCGGTCGCGGGTCACGGCCGGGCTTCTCCAGTTCCGCGATGATGTCGGTGACGGTGGGCAGACCGAACTGCTC
This genomic interval carries:
- a CDS encoding sensor histidine kinase; translation: MSRPRSAPVPDPEMAALADLPVLAEMSMLSDDLVRAGEIAEAIGLRRVLETTTEAFVSMDSDGRIRAWNPAAERLLGWHAAEVIGRVLADTIIPEPLREAHAGGMRRYMATGEARVAGERLALPALHRDGHVVTVEVVIWPNQVEGVWWFHAFLHDISDRVAAEERLRRERMFLATVLDSLSDGVIACDADAVITTVNPAARQLHGQPTPTVPMEDLFTRLGACHPDGRPMAYDELPLIRALHGEIVTDAELVVGDRRLVCTGRQLRDATGAVSGAVVAARDVTAERAAESHNTLLAARLRQTIAVQREVIEQAADRTETLRLVADRALEMFPQADGAAVAMRDGDVMVYTAVAGSMSPNAGLRLPVATSLSGHAVRTATTVRCDDPDTDPRVDPEACRRAGVAAVLVAPLLSEDHVTGALLVTSRRTGAFDDSDAHHLELLAHGLSGGLRHADDYAEINRLLAERTEALSEVEAANALKLDLIGMLGHEIATPLMSILATVEMADRPSAELELIGRQATRLDTLVREVLTQVALDAGRLHADREPVPLGAAITAAIELAAAGPVPVHGDASVSVLVNRGHLQQMLVNYLTNAAKYGGGAVAVEVTRTAENTIRAGIRDAGDGVPEGFRDQLFSQFSRARRTAASKPGTGLGLYIVRGLARANGGDAGYLPAVPHGSIFYLDLETA
- a CDS encoding GNAT family N-acetyltransferase; this translates as MRTRPAIVDDASALAEIHVRTWQATYRGFVPDAYLGSLDPVRWRPFWQDRLRTPEGRAGVLVLLPPDADRPIGFVSFGPSRDAAPGRDVPGGDDSGRDVPGGDDSGRAAPGGDDSGSGGPGSCGSGGGSSSGGPDGGSGGGDSSSGASAGDGSGSGGSGGDDAGADGHVADGPDGSGDAGSGGVGEIFAIYVLPAYQRAGGGRLLIAEALRALAADGCGRATLWVLDGNAAARRFYERGGWRPDGHTKRDESRGFPLDEIRYVRDLP
- the aroA gene encoding 3-phosphoshikimate 1-carboxyvinyltransferase — translated: MRVSVVAIPGSKSITARALFLAAAADGTTVLGRPLLSDDTEAFADGLTALGYRVSRDTADWTITGRPEGPAADDADVYCRDAATAARFLPGLVAAGHGTFRFDASEQMRRRPVAPLTAALRALGVDVRHTEREGHLPLTVVADGIKGGDMELDASLSSQFLTAMLLAGPLTREGLNITVTGLVSAPYVEITLAMMRRFGVHVVRDGNTLRVPPGGYRATTYPIEPDASTASYFFAAAAITGQEVTVPGLGAGALQGDLGFVEVLGRMGAEVTIGADATTVRGTGRLTGITTNMRDISDTMPTLAAIAPFADGPVRIEDVYNTRVKECDRLDACADNLRRLGILVETGEDWIEIQPGVPVPAEIGTRRDHRIAMSFSVTSLRVPHITLDDPACVKKTFPEFHDVFGALRGEWDF